GGCGGATCCGAGCCCATCAAGGCCATCCAGGGCTGCGCGGGCCAGCCGCTCTTCAACGGCGCGGTGCGCCTCACGCTGCTGTCCGCCGGACTGAAGGACGACCGGTACGCCGTGACGTTCCGCGTGGCGAACGGTGCACGGCGGGACTTCAACCCCGCCGGGGACGCCGACGTGAACTCCGGCACGCTCTTCGCGGCGAGCGCGGACGGACAGGTGCAGCCGTTCAACACCTGGGACGACACGGCCAGCCCCAACCGTCAGCTCACGCCCGGCGCGAACCTCACCGCGACCTTCACGACGAGCGGCCCGCCGCCCTTCACGGTCACGCGCATCCTGTACCGCCCCACCGACGTGACCCTCAGGGAAGGCCGACTGGACGGCCTGCCGTTCGCGCCGGTCAGCGCCATGGAGTTCGCACTGAAGTGCAAATGATTCTGCCCGCTCTATCCTGAGCCATGCCGCCCACCCTGCAGATCGACCGTGCCGAGCTGTTCGTGCTCCGCCTGCCCCTGAAGTTCCGGTTCGAGACGAGTTTCGGCGTGCAGACCGCCAAGACCGTGCCGCTGCTCGTGCTGCACGGCGGCGGGGACGCGGTGGGCCTGACGGGGCTCGGGGAGGGCGTGATGGAGGACGCGCCGATGTTCCGCGAGGAGACGGTGACGGGCGCGCTCGCGCTGCTGCGCGGCGCGTTCCTGCCCGCCGTGCTCGGGCGGAGCTTCGTGAACCCGCAGGCGATGACGCGCGCCCTGGACGGCTTCCGGGGCAACCCCATGGCGAAGGCGATGCTGGAGGGGGCCGCGTGGGACCTGTGGGCGCGGCGTCTGGACGTGCCGCTCATGTCGCTCTTGGGCGGGGTGCGGCAGGAGGTCGCGGTCGGCGTGAGCCTCGGCATTCAGACGGACGAGGCGGCGACGGTCGCGGCGGTGGAGCGGCACGTGGCGCAGGGGTACAGGCGCATCAAGCTGAAGATCAAGCCCGGCTGGGACGTGCAGCCGGTCGCGGCGGTCCGCGCGGCCTTCCCGGACATCCGGCTCACGGTGGACGCGAACAGCGCGTACACGCTGGAGGACACGCGCGTCTTCCAGGCGCTCGACACGTACGGGCTGGAGTACGTGGAGCAGCCGCTCGCATACGACGACATGGTGGACCACGCGGCCCTGCAGGCCCGCATCCGCACGCCGCTGTGCCTGGACGAGAGCATCGTGGGTGCCGCGTCGGCCCGCAAGGCGCTCGGGATGGATGCCGGGCGCGTCATCAACATCAAGCAGGGCCGGGTGGGCGGCGTGGCCGAAGCGGTCCGCGTGCACGAGGTCGCGCAGGCGTTCGGCGTGCCGCTGTGGTGCGGCGGGATGCTGGAGAGCGGCGTGGGCCGCGCCCTGAACATCCACCTGTCCACCCTGCCGGGCTTCAGCAAGCCGGGCGACACCGCGTCCGCCAGCCGCTACTGGCAGACGGACACCGTGCACGAGGCGCTCGAAATGACGGACGGTCACCAGCGCGTCCCGGCCGGAGCGGGCCTCGGCGTGACGCTCAACCGGGAGTTCGTGGAGCGCGTCGCGACCGAGCACGTCATGCTGGACGGCCGGAATTGACCCTCCGGTACGTGGTGCGGGCCGTGACGGACGCGGCCGACATGCGCGCCCTGGAGGACGTGCAGGTGGCCGCGTGGGGGTACGCGGACCGTGAGGTGCTGCCCGGCACGATGTTCCGCATCAGTGCCGCGAGCGGCGGCGTGGTCGTCGGCGCGTACCCGGAAGGGTCCGGCACGCCGTTCGGGCTGGCGTACGGCTTCCCCGCCCTGCGGGACGGGCAGGCGTGGCACCACTCGCACCTGCTGGCCGTGCACCCCGACTGGCGCGGGAGCGGCGCGGCCGTCGCCCTGAAGCTGGAGCAGGCTCGGCTCGCGCGCGCGCAGGGCCTCACGCGCATGACGTGGACCTTCGACCCGCTCGTCGCCCGCAACGCACGACTGAACCTCGGGAAGCTCGGCGCGCGCGCCGTCAGCTACCACCCCGCGTGGTACGACCTGCCCGCCCCCACGTCCGGCCCGGCCGTGCCTGCCGACCGCCTGATGATCGAATGGGACCTGAACGCCCCGCACGCGGAGCAGCCCGCCCCCACCCCGGACGGCGAACCGCTCCTGACGGCCCTCCCGGACGGCACGCCCGGACCCTTCACGCCCCGCCCCGGCGCGCCCCGTACCCTGGCGGAAGTGCCCACCGCTGCCGACACCCTGCCCGG
The sequence above is drawn from the Deinococcus aquiradiocola genome and encodes:
- the menC gene encoding o-succinylbenzoate synthase translates to MPPTLQIDRAELFVLRLPLKFRFETSFGVQTAKTVPLLVLHGGGDAVGLTGLGEGVMEDAPMFREETVTGALALLRGAFLPAVLGRSFVNPQAMTRALDGFRGNPMAKAMLEGAAWDLWARRLDVPLMSLLGGVRQEVAVGVSLGIQTDEAATVAAVERHVAQGYRRIKLKIKPGWDVQPVAAVRAAFPDIRLTVDANSAYTLEDTRVFQALDTYGLEYVEQPLAYDDMVDHAALQARIRTPLCLDESIVGAASARKALGMDAGRVINIKQGRVGGVAEAVRVHEVAQAFGVPLWCGGMLESGVGRALNIHLSTLPGFSKPGDTASASRYWQTDTVHEALEMTDGHQRVPAGAGLGVTLNREFVERVATEHVMLDGRN
- a CDS encoding acyl-CoA acyltransferase; this translates as MTLRYVVRAVTDAADMRALEDVQVAAWGYADREVLPGTMFRISAASGGVVVGAYPEGSGTPFGLAYGFPALRDGQAWHHSHLLAVHPDWRGSGAAVALKLEQARLARAQGLTRMTWTFDPLVARNARLNLGKLGARAVSYHPAWYDLPAPTSGPAVPADRLMIEWDLNAPHAEQPAPTPDGEPLLTALPDGTPGPFTPRPGAPRTLAEVPTAADTLPGPLRLAWRLALREALGTALRDGYVVTGLARRGDRAWYVLEPGHGSGLY